One Cucurbita pepo subsp. pepo cultivar mu-cu-16 chromosome LG07, ASM280686v2, whole genome shotgun sequence genomic region harbors:
- the LOC111798747 gene encoding protein CUP-SHAPED COTYLEDON 3, translating into MQVSSGDNLGTEKDGKRPEVMKKNNVAESDRNHQDHAQEQDQTLPPGFRFHPSDEELITYYLLNKISDANFTGRAVTDVDLNKFEPWELPGKAKMGEKEWYFFSLRDRKYPTGVRTNRATNTGYWKTTGKDKEIFNTDTSELVGMKKTLVFYKGRAPRGEKTNWVMHEYRLHSKTAFRTAKDEWVVCRVFQKSAGPKKYPPNQTRAVNPYVNLEIAPPLLPPPLMQLGDPAAQYGYGRNYITGADLAELNRVLRAGGGGSGSGGSSHGINLSMQPQFNYQPAGGCFTISGLNLNLGGASSQPVLRPMPPPVAAPMKIGQQDIGSSVMAATMANSSVIASAIGPETAYGAEISNNGNGPGNRFMNMDHCMDLENYWQNW; encoded by the exons ATGCAA GTATCGAGCGGTGATAATTTGGGGACGGAGAAGGACGGGAAGAGGCCGGAGgtgatgaagaagaataatGTGGCGGAATCAGATCGTAATCATCAAGATCATGCACAAGAGCAAGATCAAACGTTGCCTCCAGGGTTTAGGTTTCATCCTTCTGATGAAGAGTTAATCACGTATTATCTTTTGAATAAGATATCAGATGCTAATTTTACAGGAAGAGCGGTTACTGATGTTGATCTCAACAAGTTTGAACCTTGGGAACTTCCAG GGAAGGCTAAAATGGGAGAAAAAGAATGGTATTTTTTCAGCCTTAGGGATAGAAAATACCCGACCGGAGTTAGAACAAATAGAGCGACGAACACAGGCTACTGGAAAACCACGGGAAAAGACAAAGAAATCTTCAATACTGATACTTCAGAGCTGGTCGGGATGAAGAAGACATTGGTGTTCTATAAAGGAAGAGCTCCGAGAGGAGAGAAAACCAATTGGGTTATGCATGAATACCGACTTCATTCCAAAACCGCTTTTAGAACAGCTAAg GACGAATGGGTGGTTTGCCGAGTATTCCAAAAGAGTGCCGGACCGAAAAAGTATCCACCAAACCAAACAAGGGCAGTGAATCCCTATGTCAACCTTGAAATTGCCCCTCCTCTTCTTCCACCACCCCTCATGCAGCTCGGAGACCCTGCTGCTCAATATGGCTATGGGCGTAACTACATCACGGGCGCAGATCTGGCCGAGCTCAACCGAGTCCTGAGAGCCGGTGGAGGCGGCAGTGGCAGCGGAGGATCATCTCACGGTATCAACTTATCGATGCAGCCCCAGTTTAACTATCAACCTGCAGGAGGTTGCTTCACAATATCCGGGTTGAACTTAAACCTTGGAGGAGCTTCATCGCAACCAGTTTTGCGACCGATGCCGCCCCCAGTTGCAGCACCGATGAAAATTGGTCAACAAGACATCGGTTCGTCTGTCATGGCAGCTACCATGGCTAATTCATCTGTGATTGCAAGCGCGATCGGTCCTGAAACTGCATATGGGGCGGAGATCAGCAACAATGGCAATGGACCTGGCAACAGATTTATGAACATGGACCATTGCATGGACCTGGAGAATTACTGGCAAAACTGGTAA
- the LOC111798175 gene encoding tRNA (guanine-N(7)-)-methyltransferase-like → MLEHDANPTISKSTGLPRKRFYRARAHSNPLSDSHFPIPICPSEVDYSLHYPQLFPSNDQLHRSKRIEFADIGCGFGGLLISLSTLFPETLMIGMELRDKVTEYVKERILALRVANPGQYQNVSVVRTNSMKYIPNYFEKAQLSKMFFLFPDPHFKEKNHRRRVISPHLLDEYAYTLRVGGIIYTITDVEELGEWMKSCLENHPLFEALTAEELEVDPAVKLLSSATEEGQKVARNEGQTFQAVYRRISAAP, encoded by the coding sequence ATGTTGGAACATGATGCTAATCCAACTATCAGCAAGTCAACGGGCCTGCCTCGGAAGCGCTTCTACCGTGCTAGAGCGCACAGCAACCCTCTGAGCGACTCTCACTTCCCAATACCAATCTGCCCCAGTGAAGTTGACTATTCCCTTCATTACCCTCAACTGTTCCCTTCAAATGATCAGCTACATAGATCCAAAAGGATCGAATTTGCTGATATTGGCTGTGGTTTTGGAGGTCTTCTGATCAGCCTTTCGACCCTTTTCCCCGAAACCTTGATGATCGGAATGGAACTCCGAGATAAAGTAACCGAATACGTTAAGGAACGGATCTTAGCGTTGAGAGTAGCAAATCCTGGCCAGTACCAAAACGTTTCGGTAGTTCGAACAAATTCCATGAAATACATCCCAAACTACTTCGAAAAAGCTCAACTAtcaaaaatgtttttcttgttcCCGGACCCCCATTTCAAAGAGAAGAATCATCGCCGACGCGTTATCAGTCCACATTTGCTCGACGAGTATGCATATACCCTGAGAGTCGGAGGGATTATATACACAATCACAGACGTGGAAGAGCTTGGAGAGTGGATGAAATCTTGTCTAGAAAACCACCCGTTGTTCGAAGCTCTAACAGCGGAAGAGCTCGAGGTAGATCCAGCCGTAAAGCTGTTGAGTTCTGCAACTGAGGAAGGGCAGAAGGTTGCTAGAAATGAGGGACAGACATTTCAGGCAGTTTACAGACGTATTAGTGCAGCACCATGA